In a single window of the Acipenser ruthenus chromosome 20, fAciRut3.2 maternal haplotype, whole genome shotgun sequence genome:
- the LOC117425798 gene encoding taste receptor type 1 member 1-like isoform X1: MAVSFILLFTHLCVVTLAYSEPSCTETPGSQSEFQQDGDYLIAGLFPVHEALSITRTVPELPDCNTEVFNKHGYHLMQAMRFALEEINGATSVLLPGVKLGYEAYDICSETANLLAAFNIVSKQNTEHQNEQLTTEKHYDPKTIAVIGPDSSTYAFTTASIMGYYLMPQISYEASNELLSNKWLYPSFLRTIPTDRYQVRAMLQLLSEFQWTWIALLGSDDDYGTQGVQSLSKLALKYGICIAYQAIIPSYNKDTRAQMLQMIKGIVQTKVNVVVVFSNNRKASGFFSLVVEQNVTDKVWIGSEDWSISTLVSRLPQIKSIGSVMGISVKAAEMPGFAEFEARSIESDNSKANKEPMCRNETFSEILACYQVCDQCRLLNSTDVPSLLEAFDIQSSFNVYTAVYAVAHALHQLLGCDSEECQKKHVHPWQLLQQIKQVNISIHDAPLYFDNNGDPPTGYDIIAWDWVGDSVSYKVIGSYSPNPERLLINRDLINWNAKDNKTVPTSVCSAECWKGYKRVVTGAHVCCFNCEACPAGTYVDIDDLFNCKPCEIHQWSLPESDACLNRTVEYLPWNDITSAVLIITSVMTLLLTVATAGLFLLNLNTPVVKSAGGKTCLLMLSSLACASCSVYGHFGIPTAVGCAFLRELFCFSFTICLSCVAVRSFQIVCIFKMSGKLPKAYEFWTKNNGPHVFILVSSAIGFFISLMRIVLDRPVPIENYSISPDKIVLECSGTQSVGSAMETGYVGLLSFLCFAFSYMGKDLPANYNEAKCVTFSLLLYLVSWLGFYTTYAVYKGKYTPAFNTVAVLASVLGMLGGYFMPKCYIILLKPQLNTAAHFQNCIQMYTTKKSDH; this comes from the exons ATGGCCGTTTCTTTTATTCTCTTATTCACACACTTGTGTGTTGTGACCTTGGCTTACTCTGAACCCAGCTGCACAGAAACGCCTGGATCCCAGTCTGAGTTCCAGCAGGACGGTGATTATTTGATTGCTGGGTTATTTCCCGTTCATGAAGCACTTAGTATAACCAGAACAGTACCTGAACTGCCGGACTGCAATAC tgaagtTTTCAACAAACATGGTTATCATTTGATGCAAGCCATGCGATTCGCCTTGGAAGAAATAAACGGTGCCACCAGTGTTCTGCTGCCCGGTGTTAAATTGGGATACGAAGCATACGATATCTGTTCAGAGACGGCTAATCTCCTAGCAGCATTCAACATCGTGTCCAAGCAGAACACTGAGCACCAAAATGAACAGCTAACAACAGAGAAGCACTACGACCCCAAAACTATAGCTGTGATCGGGCCAGACAGCAGCACCTATGCTTTCACCACAGCAAGCATAATGGGATATTACCTGATGCCGCAG ATCAGCTATGAGGCTTCCAATGAATTGCTGAGCAACAAATGGTTATACCCGTCTTTCTTGCGCACTATCCCCACCGATAGGTAtcaggtgagggcgatgcttcaGCTACTGTCAGAGTTTCAGTGGACCTGGATTGCCCTCCTGGGAAGTGATGATGACTATGGGACACAGGGGGTGCAGAGTCTATCTAAACTGGCATTGAAATATGGGATCTGCATAGCTTATCAAGCCATCATACCCTCTTACAACAAAGACACAAGGGCTCAAATGCTACAGATGATTAAAGGCATTGTCCAAACCAAGGTGAACGTGGTCGTAGTTTTTTCTAACAATCGCAAAGCCAGCGGGTTCTTCTCACTGGTCGTCGAGCAGAACGTCACGGATAAAGTGTGGATTGGTTCTGAAGACTGGTCCATATCCACATTGGTTTCCAGGCTACCTCAAATCAAAAGCATTGGCAGCGTCATGGGGATATCCGTCAAGGCGGCAGAGATGCCCGGCTTTGCCGAGTTTGAAGCTCGTTCTATTGAATCAGATAACTCTAAGGCCAACAAGGAACCAATGTGCCGAAATGAAACTTTCTCCGAGATCCTCGCCTGTTACCAGGTATGCGACCAGTGCAGGTTGCTGAATTCTACAGACGTGCCCTCCCTGCTGGAAGCTTTCGATATTCAGTCTTCATTCAATGTCTACACTGCCGTGTACGCTGTTGCACATGCACTGCACCAGTTACTAGGCTGCGACTCTGAAGAGTgccaaaaaaaacatgtgcaccCCTGGCAG CTCTTGCAACAGATTAAACAGGTTAATATTTCCATTCATGACGCCCCGTTATATTTTGATAATAACGGAGATCCCCCTACTGGCTATGACATAATTGCGTGGGACTGGGTCGGTGACAGCGTATCATACAAGGTGATCGGATCATACAGCCCCAACCCAGAGAGACTGCTAATCAACAGAGACTTGATTAACTGGAATGCCAAGGACAACAAGACA GTGCCCACCTCTGTCTGCTCTGCGGAATGTTGGAAGGGGTACAAAAGAGTTGTGACTGGCGCTCACGTTTGCTGCTTCAACTGTGAGGCTTGTCCCGCAGGAACTTACGTGGATATAGATG ATCTTTTCAATTGCAAGCCTTGTGAGATACATCAGTGGTCTCTGCCAGAGAGTGACGCCTGCCTCAACCGAACTGTAGAATACCTCCCATGGAATGACATCACTTCGGCAGTGCTGATAATCACCTCAGTCATGACACTGCTTCTGACTGTAGCCACGGCAGGCCTTTTCCTGCTAAACCTGAACACCCCAGTGGTCAAATCGGCGGGTGGAAAGACATGCCTGCTCATGTTGTCCTCCCTGGCGTGTGCGTCCTGCAGCGTGTACGGTCACTTTGGCATCCCCACGGCCGTGGGTTGCGCATTCCTCCGGGAACTGTTCTGCTTCAGCTTCACCATCTGCCTCTCCTGCGTCGCCGTCAGGTCATTTCAAattgtgtgcatttttaaaatgtctggcaAGCTGCCAAAGGCTTACGAGTTCTGGACCAAAAATAACGGTCCACATGTATTTATCTTAGTCTCTTCTGCCATTGGGTTCTTTATTTCACTTATGCGCATTGTCCTGGATCGTCCTGTACCAATTGAGAACTATAGCATCTCTCCTGATAAGATCGTGTTGGAATGCAGCGGGACCCAGTCTGTAGGCTCCGCTATGGAGACAGGGTACGTGGGATTGCTCAGCTTCTTGTGTTTTGCATTTAGCTACATGGGGAAAGATTTGCCAGCGAACTACAATGAAGCCAAGTGTGTCACGTTCAGCCTGTTACTATATTTAGTCTCTTGGCTTGGTTTCTATACCACCTACGCAGTCTACAAAGGAAAGTATACCCCAGCTTTTAACACCGTCGCTGTATTGGCTAGCGTGTTGGGTATGCTCGGGGGTTATTTCATGCCCAAGTGTTATATTATTCTGCTGAAACCTCAGCTTAATACTGCAGCGCATTTTCAGAATTGCATTCAAATGTACACTACCAAGAAAAGTGATCATTAA
- the LOC117425798 gene encoding taste receptor type 1 member 1-like isoform X2 — translation MAVSFILLFTHLCVVTLAYSEPSCTETPGSQSEFQQDGDYLIAGLFPVHEALSITRTVPELPDCNTEVFNKHGYHLMQAMRFALEEINGATSVLLPGVKLGYEAYDICSETANLLAAFNIVSKQNTEHQNEQLTTEKHYDPKTIAVIGPDSSTYAFTTASIMGYYLMPQISYEASNELLSNKWLYPSFLRTIPTDRYQVRAMLQLLSEFQWTWIALLGSDDDYGTQGVQSLSKLALKYGICIAYQAIIPSYNKDTRAQMLQMIKGIVQTKVNVVVVFSNNRKASGFFSLVVEQNVTDKVWIGSEDWSISTLVSRLPQIKSIGSVMGISVKAAEMPGFAEFEARSIESDNSKANKEPMCRNETFSEILACYQLLQQIKQVNISIHDAPLYFDNNGDPPTGYDIIAWDWVGDSVSYKVIGSYSPNPERLLINRDLINWNAKDNKTVPTSVCSAECWKGYKRVVTGAHVCCFNCEACPAGTYVDIDDLFNCKPCEIHQWSLPESDACLNRTVEYLPWNDITSAVLIITSVMTLLLTVATAGLFLLNLNTPVVKSAGGKTCLLMLSSLACASCSVYGHFGIPTAVGCAFLRELFCFSFTICLSCVAVRSFQIVCIFKMSGKLPKAYEFWTKNNGPHVFILVSSAIGFFISLMRIVLDRPVPIENYSISPDKIVLECSGTQSVGSAMETGYVGLLSFLCFAFSYMGKDLPANYNEAKCVTFSLLLYLVSWLGFYTTYAVYKGKYTPAFNTVAVLASVLGMLGGYFMPKCYIILLKPQLNTAAHFQNCIQMYTTKKSDH, via the exons ATGGCCGTTTCTTTTATTCTCTTATTCACACACTTGTGTGTTGTGACCTTGGCTTACTCTGAACCCAGCTGCACAGAAACGCCTGGATCCCAGTCTGAGTTCCAGCAGGACGGTGATTATTTGATTGCTGGGTTATTTCCCGTTCATGAAGCACTTAGTATAACCAGAACAGTACCTGAACTGCCGGACTGCAATAC tgaagtTTTCAACAAACATGGTTATCATTTGATGCAAGCCATGCGATTCGCCTTGGAAGAAATAAACGGTGCCACCAGTGTTCTGCTGCCCGGTGTTAAATTGGGATACGAAGCATACGATATCTGTTCAGAGACGGCTAATCTCCTAGCAGCATTCAACATCGTGTCCAAGCAGAACACTGAGCACCAAAATGAACAGCTAACAACAGAGAAGCACTACGACCCCAAAACTATAGCTGTGATCGGGCCAGACAGCAGCACCTATGCTTTCACCACAGCAAGCATAATGGGATATTACCTGATGCCGCAG ATCAGCTATGAGGCTTCCAATGAATTGCTGAGCAACAAATGGTTATACCCGTCTTTCTTGCGCACTATCCCCACCGATAGGTAtcaggtgagggcgatgcttcaGCTACTGTCAGAGTTTCAGTGGACCTGGATTGCCCTCCTGGGAAGTGATGATGACTATGGGACACAGGGGGTGCAGAGTCTATCTAAACTGGCATTGAAATATGGGATCTGCATAGCTTATCAAGCCATCATACCCTCTTACAACAAAGACACAAGGGCTCAAATGCTACAGATGATTAAAGGCATTGTCCAAACCAAGGTGAACGTGGTCGTAGTTTTTTCTAACAATCGCAAAGCCAGCGGGTTCTTCTCACTGGTCGTCGAGCAGAACGTCACGGATAAAGTGTGGATTGGTTCTGAAGACTGGTCCATATCCACATTGGTTTCCAGGCTACCTCAAATCAAAAGCATTGGCAGCGTCATGGGGATATCCGTCAAGGCGGCAGAGATGCCCGGCTTTGCCGAGTTTGAAGCTCGTTCTATTGAATCAGATAACTCTAAGGCCAACAAGGAACCAATGTGCCGAAATGAAACTTTCTCCGAGATCCTCGCCTGTTACCAG CTCTTGCAACAGATTAAACAGGTTAATATTTCCATTCATGACGCCCCGTTATATTTTGATAATAACGGAGATCCCCCTACTGGCTATGACATAATTGCGTGGGACTGGGTCGGTGACAGCGTATCATACAAGGTGATCGGATCATACAGCCCCAACCCAGAGAGACTGCTAATCAACAGAGACTTGATTAACTGGAATGCCAAGGACAACAAGACA GTGCCCACCTCTGTCTGCTCTGCGGAATGTTGGAAGGGGTACAAAAGAGTTGTGACTGGCGCTCACGTTTGCTGCTTCAACTGTGAGGCTTGTCCCGCAGGAACTTACGTGGATATAGATG ATCTTTTCAATTGCAAGCCTTGTGAGATACATCAGTGGTCTCTGCCAGAGAGTGACGCCTGCCTCAACCGAACTGTAGAATACCTCCCATGGAATGACATCACTTCGGCAGTGCTGATAATCACCTCAGTCATGACACTGCTTCTGACTGTAGCCACGGCAGGCCTTTTCCTGCTAAACCTGAACACCCCAGTGGTCAAATCGGCGGGTGGAAAGACATGCCTGCTCATGTTGTCCTCCCTGGCGTGTGCGTCCTGCAGCGTGTACGGTCACTTTGGCATCCCCACGGCCGTGGGTTGCGCATTCCTCCGGGAACTGTTCTGCTTCAGCTTCACCATCTGCCTCTCCTGCGTCGCCGTCAGGTCATTTCAAattgtgtgcatttttaaaatgtctggcaAGCTGCCAAAGGCTTACGAGTTCTGGACCAAAAATAACGGTCCACATGTATTTATCTTAGTCTCTTCTGCCATTGGGTTCTTTATTTCACTTATGCGCATTGTCCTGGATCGTCCTGTACCAATTGAGAACTATAGCATCTCTCCTGATAAGATCGTGTTGGAATGCAGCGGGACCCAGTCTGTAGGCTCCGCTATGGAGACAGGGTACGTGGGATTGCTCAGCTTCTTGTGTTTTGCATTTAGCTACATGGGGAAAGATTTGCCAGCGAACTACAATGAAGCCAAGTGTGTCACGTTCAGCCTGTTACTATATTTAGTCTCTTGGCTTGGTTTCTATACCACCTACGCAGTCTACAAAGGAAAGTATACCCCAGCTTTTAACACCGTCGCTGTATTGGCTAGCGTGTTGGGTATGCTCGGGGGTTATTTCATGCCCAAGTGTTATATTATTCTGCTGAAACCTCAGCTTAATACTGCAGCGCATTTTCAGAATTGCATTCAAATGTACACTACCAAGAAAAGTGATCATTAA
- the LOC117425800 gene encoding taste receptor type 1 member 1-like isoform X1, protein MAVSSVLLFTHLCAVTLAYSEPSCTETPESQFEFQQDGDYLIAGLFPVHEALSRTRTVPELPDCNTEVFNKHGYHLMQAMRFALEEINGATSVLLPGVKLGYEAYDICSETANLLAAFNIVSKQNVEKQNEQLTTEKHYDPKTIAVIGPDSSTYAFTTASVMGYYLMPQISYEASNELLSNKWLYPSFFRTIPTDRYQVRAMLQLLSEFQWTWIALLGSDDDYGTQGVQSLSELALKYGICIAYQAIIPSYSKDTRAQMLQMIKGIVQTKVNVVVVFSGNRKASRFFSLVVEQNVTDKVWIGSENWSISTSVTRLPKIQSIGNVMGISVKAAEMPGFAEFEARSIESENSKANEKPVCRNETFSEILACYQVCDQCRLLNSTHVPSLLEAFDIQSSFNVYTAVYAVAHALHQLLGCDSEECQKKHVHPWQLLQQIKQVNISIHDAPLYFDNNGDPPTGYDIIAWDWVGDSVSYKVIGSYSPNPERLLINRDLINWNAKDNKTVPTSLCSAECWKGYKRVVTGAHLCCFNCEACPAGTYVDINDLFNCKPCEIHQWSLPESDACLNRTVEYLPWNDITSAVLIITSVMTLLLTVATAGLFLLNLNTPVVKSAGGKTCLLMLSSLACASCSVYGHFGVPTAVGCAFLRELFCFSFTICLSCVAVRSFQIVCIFKMSGKLPKAYEFWTKNNGPHVFILVSSAIGFFISLMRIVLDRPVPIENYSISPDKIVLECSGTQSVGSAMETGYVGLLSFLCFAFSYMGKDLPANYNEAKCVTFSLLLYLVSWLGFYTTYAVYKGKYTPAFNTVAVLASVLGILGGYFMPKCYIILLKPQLNTAAHFQNCIQMYTTKKSDH, encoded by the exons ATGGCTGTTTCATCTGTTCTCTTATTCACACACTTGTGTGCTGTGACCTTGGCTTACTCTGAACCCAGCTGCACAGAAACGCCCGAATCCCAGTTTGAGTTCCAGCAGGACGGTGATTATTTGATTGCTGGGTTATTTCCCGTTCATGAAGCACTTAGTAGAACCAGAACAGTACCTGAACTGCCAGACTGCAATAC TGAAGTTTTCAACAAACATGGTTATCATTTGATGCAAGCCATGCGATTCGCCTTGGAAGAAATAAACGGTGCCACCAGTGTTCTGCTGCCCGGTGTTAAATTGGGATATGAAGCATACGATATCTGTTCAGAGACGGCTAATCTCCTAGCAGCATTCAACATCGTGTCCAAGCAGAACGTTGAGAAACAAAATGAACAGCTAACAACAGAGAAGCACTACGACCCCAAAACTATAGCTGTGATCGGGCCAGACAGCAGCACCTATGCTTTCACCACAGCGAGCGTAATGGGATATTACCTGATGCCGCAG ATCAGCTATGAGGCTTCCAATGAATTGCTGAGCAACAAATGGTTATACCCGTCTTTCTTCCGCACTATCCCCACCGATAGGTAtcaggtgagggcgatgcttcaGCTACTGTCAGAGTTTCAGTGGACCTGGATTGCCCTCCTGGGAAGTGATGATGACTACGGGACACAGGGGGTGCAGAGTCTATCTGAACTGGCATTAAAATATGGGATCTGCATAGCTTATCAAGCCATCATACCCTCTTACAGCAAAGACACAAGGGCTCAAATGCTACAGATGATTAAAGGCATTGTCCAAACCAAGGTGAACGTGGTGGTAGTTTTTTCTGGCAATCGCAAAGCCAGCAGATTCTTCTCACTGGTCGTCGAGCAGAACGTCACAGATAAAGTGTGGATTGGTTCTGAAAACTGGTCCATATCCACGTCGGTTACCAGGCTACCTAAAATCCAAAGCATTGGCAACGTCATGGGGATATCCGTCAAGGCGGCAGAGATGCCTGGCTTTGCCGAGTTCGAAGCTCGGTCGATTGAATCAGAGAACTCTAAGGCCAACGAGAAACCAGTGTGCCGAAATGAAACTTTCTCCGAGATCCTCGCCTGTTACCAGGTATGCGACCAGTGCAGGTTGCTGAATTCTACACACGTGCCCTCCCTGCTGGAAGCTTTCGATATTCAGTCTTCATTCAATGTCTACACTGCCGTGTACGCTGTTGCACATGCACTGCACCAGTTACTAGGCTGCGACTCTGAAGAGTgccaaaaaaaacatgtgcaccCCTGGCAG CTCTTGCAACAGATTAAACAGGTTAATATTTCCATTCATGACGCCCCGTTATATTTTGATAATAACGGAGATCCCCCTACCGGCTATGACATAATTGCGTGGGACTGGGTCGGTGACAGCGTATCATACAAGGTGATCGGATCATACAGCCCCAACCCAGAGAGACTGCTAATCAACAGAGACTTGATTAACTGGAATGCCAAGGACAACAAGACA GTGCCCACCTCTCTCTGCTCTGCGGAATGTTGGAAGGGGTACAAAAGAGTTGTGACTGGCGCtcacctttgctgcttcaactgTGAGGCTTGTCCCGCAGGAACTTACGTGGATATAAACG ATCTTTTCAATTGCAAGCCTTGTGAGATACATCAGTGGTCTCTGCCAGAGAGTGACGCCTGCCTCAACCGAACTGTAGAATACCTCCCATGGAATGACATCACTTCGGCAGTGCTGATAATCACCTCAGTCATGACACTGCTTCTGACTGTAGCCACGGCAGGCCTTTTCCTGCTAAACCTGAACACCCCAGTGGTCAAATCGGCTGGTGGAAAGACATGCTTGCTCATGTTGTCCTCCCTGGCATGTGCGTCCTGCAGCGTGTACGGTCACTTCGGCGTCCCCACGGCCGTGGGTTGCGCATTCCTCCGGGAACTGTTCTGCTTCAGCTTCACCATCTGCCTCTCCTGCGTCGCCGTCAGGTCATTTCAAATcgtgtgcatttttaaaatgtctggcaAGCTGCCAAAGGCTTATGAGTTCTGGACCAAAAATAACGGCCCACATGTATTTATCTTAGTCTCTTCTGCCATTGGGTTCTTTATTTCACTTATGCGCATTGTCCTGGATCGTCCTGTACCAATTGAGAACTACAGCATCTCTCCTGATAAGATCGTGTTGGAATGCAGCGGGACCCAGTCTGTAGGCTCCGCTATGGAGACAGGGTACGTGGGATTGCTCAGCTTCTTGTGTTTTGCATTTAGCTACATGGGGAAAGATTTGCCAGCGAACTACAATGAAGCCAAGTGTGTCACGTTCAGCCTGTTACTATATTTAGTCTCTTGGCTTGGTTTCTATACCACCTACGCAGTCTACAAAGGAAAGTATACCCCAGCTTTTAACACCGTCGCTGTATTGGCTAGCGTGTTGGGTATACTCGGGGGTTATTTCATGCCCAAGTGTTATATTATTCTGCTGAAACCTCAGCTTAATACTGCAGCGCATTTTCAGAATTGCATTCAAATGTACACTACCAAGAAAAGTGATCATTAA
- the LOC117425800 gene encoding taste receptor type 1 member 1-like isoform X2, with protein MAVSSVLLFTHLCAVTLAYSEPSCTETPESQFEFQQDGDYLIAGLFPVHEALSRTRTVPELPDCNTEVFNKHGYHLMQAMRFALEEINGATSVLLPGVKLGYEAYDICSETANLLAAFNIVSKQNVEKQNEQLTTEKHYDPKTIAVIGPDSSTYAFTTASVMGYYLMPQISYEASNELLSNKWLYPSFFRTIPTDRYQVRAMLQLLSEFQWTWIALLGSDDDYGTQGVQSLSELALKYGICIAYQAIIPSYSKDTRAQMLQMIKGIVQTKVNVVVVFSGNRKASRFFSLVVEQNVTDKVWIGSENWSISTSVTRLPKIQSIGNVMGISVKAAEMPGFAEFEARSIESENSKANEKPVCRNETFSEILACYQLLQQIKQVNISIHDAPLYFDNNGDPPTGYDIIAWDWVGDSVSYKVIGSYSPNPERLLINRDLINWNAKDNKTVPTSLCSAECWKGYKRVVTGAHLCCFNCEACPAGTYVDINDLFNCKPCEIHQWSLPESDACLNRTVEYLPWNDITSAVLIITSVMTLLLTVATAGLFLLNLNTPVVKSAGGKTCLLMLSSLACASCSVYGHFGVPTAVGCAFLRELFCFSFTICLSCVAVRSFQIVCIFKMSGKLPKAYEFWTKNNGPHVFILVSSAIGFFISLMRIVLDRPVPIENYSISPDKIVLECSGTQSVGSAMETGYVGLLSFLCFAFSYMGKDLPANYNEAKCVTFSLLLYLVSWLGFYTTYAVYKGKYTPAFNTVAVLASVLGILGGYFMPKCYIILLKPQLNTAAHFQNCIQMYTTKKSDH; from the exons ATGGCTGTTTCATCTGTTCTCTTATTCACACACTTGTGTGCTGTGACCTTGGCTTACTCTGAACCCAGCTGCACAGAAACGCCCGAATCCCAGTTTGAGTTCCAGCAGGACGGTGATTATTTGATTGCTGGGTTATTTCCCGTTCATGAAGCACTTAGTAGAACCAGAACAGTACCTGAACTGCCAGACTGCAATAC TGAAGTTTTCAACAAACATGGTTATCATTTGATGCAAGCCATGCGATTCGCCTTGGAAGAAATAAACGGTGCCACCAGTGTTCTGCTGCCCGGTGTTAAATTGGGATATGAAGCATACGATATCTGTTCAGAGACGGCTAATCTCCTAGCAGCATTCAACATCGTGTCCAAGCAGAACGTTGAGAAACAAAATGAACAGCTAACAACAGAGAAGCACTACGACCCCAAAACTATAGCTGTGATCGGGCCAGACAGCAGCACCTATGCTTTCACCACAGCGAGCGTAATGGGATATTACCTGATGCCGCAG ATCAGCTATGAGGCTTCCAATGAATTGCTGAGCAACAAATGGTTATACCCGTCTTTCTTCCGCACTATCCCCACCGATAGGTAtcaggtgagggcgatgcttcaGCTACTGTCAGAGTTTCAGTGGACCTGGATTGCCCTCCTGGGAAGTGATGATGACTACGGGACACAGGGGGTGCAGAGTCTATCTGAACTGGCATTAAAATATGGGATCTGCATAGCTTATCAAGCCATCATACCCTCTTACAGCAAAGACACAAGGGCTCAAATGCTACAGATGATTAAAGGCATTGTCCAAACCAAGGTGAACGTGGTGGTAGTTTTTTCTGGCAATCGCAAAGCCAGCAGATTCTTCTCACTGGTCGTCGAGCAGAACGTCACAGATAAAGTGTGGATTGGTTCTGAAAACTGGTCCATATCCACGTCGGTTACCAGGCTACCTAAAATCCAAAGCATTGGCAACGTCATGGGGATATCCGTCAAGGCGGCAGAGATGCCTGGCTTTGCCGAGTTCGAAGCTCGGTCGATTGAATCAGAGAACTCTAAGGCCAACGAGAAACCAGTGTGCCGAAATGAAACTTTCTCCGAGATCCTCGCCTGTTACCAG CTCTTGCAACAGATTAAACAGGTTAATATTTCCATTCATGACGCCCCGTTATATTTTGATAATAACGGAGATCCCCCTACCGGCTATGACATAATTGCGTGGGACTGGGTCGGTGACAGCGTATCATACAAGGTGATCGGATCATACAGCCCCAACCCAGAGAGACTGCTAATCAACAGAGACTTGATTAACTGGAATGCCAAGGACAACAAGACA GTGCCCACCTCTCTCTGCTCTGCGGAATGTTGGAAGGGGTACAAAAGAGTTGTGACTGGCGCtcacctttgctgcttcaactgTGAGGCTTGTCCCGCAGGAACTTACGTGGATATAAACG ATCTTTTCAATTGCAAGCCTTGTGAGATACATCAGTGGTCTCTGCCAGAGAGTGACGCCTGCCTCAACCGAACTGTAGAATACCTCCCATGGAATGACATCACTTCGGCAGTGCTGATAATCACCTCAGTCATGACACTGCTTCTGACTGTAGCCACGGCAGGCCTTTTCCTGCTAAACCTGAACACCCCAGTGGTCAAATCGGCTGGTGGAAAGACATGCTTGCTCATGTTGTCCTCCCTGGCATGTGCGTCCTGCAGCGTGTACGGTCACTTCGGCGTCCCCACGGCCGTGGGTTGCGCATTCCTCCGGGAACTGTTCTGCTTCAGCTTCACCATCTGCCTCTCCTGCGTCGCCGTCAGGTCATTTCAAATcgtgtgcatttttaaaatgtctggcaAGCTGCCAAAGGCTTATGAGTTCTGGACCAAAAATAACGGCCCACATGTATTTATCTTAGTCTCTTCTGCCATTGGGTTCTTTATTTCACTTATGCGCATTGTCCTGGATCGTCCTGTACCAATTGAGAACTACAGCATCTCTCCTGATAAGATCGTGTTGGAATGCAGCGGGACCCAGTCTGTAGGCTCCGCTATGGAGACAGGGTACGTGGGATTGCTCAGCTTCTTGTGTTTTGCATTTAGCTACATGGGGAAAGATTTGCCAGCGAACTACAATGAAGCCAAGTGTGTCACGTTCAGCCTGTTACTATATTTAGTCTCTTGGCTTGGTTTCTATACCACCTACGCAGTCTACAAAGGAAAGTATACCCCAGCTTTTAACACCGTCGCTGTATTGGCTAGCGTGTTGGGTATACTCGGGGGTTATTTCATGCCCAAGTGTTATATTATTCTGCTGAAACCTCAGCTTAATACTGCAGCGCATTTTCAGAATTGCATTCAAATGTACACTACCAAGAAAAGTGATCATTAA